A stretch of the Planktothricoides raciborskii GIHE-MW2 genome encodes the following:
- a CDS encoding glycosyltransferase family A protein: MNNSGNRIVIISPVRDEEEFIGGIIKSMISQTVIPVEWVIVDDGSTDRTPEIIKKAAQEHDWIHLEQKPNRGDRAVGPGVVEAFYYGYERIKTDEYDFICKMDADIEFGEKYFETLLSFFAKDPYLGAASGKPFLEEEGKLIEERTNDEMVAGQINFYRRQCFEDMGGFVREVHWDGIAFHRCRMEGWRTMSIRHPDLNFIHKRLMGSSHKNILYGRMRWGKGQYFMGTHPLYIFAIGVYRLFERPFVLGGLFIVIGYFKAMLESMPRYENMPFRKSLHAWQFERLKLGKRLETIPESEP, from the coding sequence ATGAATAATTCAGGTAATCGGATTGTTATCATTTCTCCCGTAAGAGATGAAGAGGAATTTATTGGAGGAATCATCAAGTCAATGATTTCTCAAACAGTTATCCCGGTTGAATGGGTGATTGTTGATGATGGTTCCACCGATCGCACTCCCGAAATCATCAAAAAAGCGGCTCAAGAGCATGACTGGATTCATTTAGAGCAAAAACCAAATAGAGGGGATCGAGCGGTTGGCCCTGGAGTGGTTGAAGCATTTTACTACGGATATGAACGCATCAAAACCGATGAGTATGATTTTATCTGTAAAATGGATGCAGATATTGAATTTGGCGAAAAATACTTTGAAACTCTACTAAGTTTTTTTGCCAAGGATCCTTATCTAGGTGCCGCGAGTGGCAAACCTTTCTTAGAAGAAGAAGGGAAACTAATTGAAGAACGCACCAATGATGAAATGGTCGCCGGACAAATTAACTTTTATCGTCGTCAATGCTTCGAGGATATGGGAGGTTTTGTCCGAGAAGTACATTGGGATGGGATCGCTTTTCATCGCTGTCGTATGGAAGGATGGAGAACCATGAGTATCAGACATCCTGACCTAAATTTTATTCACAAGCGACTTATGGGATCGTCACATAAAAATATTTTATATGGCAGAATGCGGTGGGGAAAAGGTCAGTATTTTATGGGAACTCATCCTTTATATATTTTTGCGATCGGTGTCTATCGATTGTTTGAGCGACCATTTGTTCTCGGTGGGCTGTTTATTGTAATTGGATACTTCAAAGCGATGCTTGAATCAATGCCAAGATACGAAAATATGCCGTTCAGAAAATCTTTACATGCGTGGCAATTTGAGCGGTTGAAGCTCGGCAAGCGCTTAGAGACGATTCCTGAAAGTGAACCATAA
- a CDS encoding glycosyltransferase — translation MMLNHRKIRLLMLMPNLHGGGAEKAVLTLYRSLDTNKFELSILAHEKWGSLLHDLDDSINIKFVHERKYKRTDLPGLLFATIHHAKSTDIILGANEGRATFFGLIAAKLLRKPIVGWLHNDWSQFRKLTSWRQILSLKLYGYFDRVVACSQGVADSFSKIVDLDSSRIQTIYNGISGDLIRQRTQEPLPDQFTSIFEQPTIITAGRLDYPKAQEYLIEAHAFLINKGIKHNLVILGQGGLLNSLKQQVNHLGVSNSVHFLGFQNNPHMFIKNATVFALSSRFEGFPLVIAETLFCGTPIVSTDCPSGPNEALEGGKYGILVIPEDPKALADGLEELLCNPTKRAKFSQLGLERSEAFEQKYIAREWESLFEEVAHSRGIGKSENFEEKFDR, via the coding sequence ATGATGCTAAACCATCGAAAAATCAGACTATTGATGCTGATGCCCAATCTGCATGGTGGTGGGGCTGAAAAAGCGGTTTTAACCTTGTATCGTTCTCTAGACACGAATAAGTTTGAACTGTCGATATTAGCCCATGAAAAATGGGGCAGCTTGTTGCATGACTTAGATGATAGTATTAATATTAAGTTTGTGCATGAAAGAAAATACAAACGAACAGACCTCCCCGGCTTGCTGTTCGCCACAATTCATCATGCTAAGTCTACAGATATTATTCTGGGTGCGAATGAGGGACGTGCAACTTTCTTTGGTTTAATCGCAGCCAAATTACTCCGCAAACCGATTGTGGGTTGGTTACATAATGATTGGAGTCAGTTTAGAAAATTGACTAGCTGGAGACAAATACTATCCCTGAAATTATATGGCTATTTTGATCGGGTTGTCGCCTGCTCTCAAGGGGTTGCTGACAGCTTCTCAAAAATAGTTGACTTAGATTCGTCTCGGATTCAAACAATTTATAATGGAATTTCAGGGGATCTGATTCGCCAACGGACGCAAGAACCTCTCCCCGATCAATTTACCAGTATTTTTGAACAGCCAACGATCATCACAGCGGGTCGATTGGATTATCCGAAAGCTCAAGAGTATCTCATTGAAGCCCATGCTTTCCTCATTAATAAAGGAATTAAACATAATTTAGTGATTCTAGGTCAAGGGGGACTGCTAAACTCACTCAAACAACAAGTAAATCATCTTGGGGTTTCCAATTCCGTTCATTTCCTGGGTTTTCAAAATAATCCCCACATGTTTATAAAAAATGCAACGGTCTTTGCTTTGTCGTCTCGATTTGAGGGCTTCCCGCTTGTGATTGCAGAAACTTTGTTTTGCGGAACGCCGATTGTCTCAACCGATTGTCCTTCCGGTCCCAATGAGGCTTTAGAAGGAGGAAAATATGGGATTTTAGTCATACCAGAAGATCCCAAGGCACTTGCAGATGGTCTGGAAGAATTGTTATGCAATCCGACAAAACGCGCAAAGTTTTCCCAACTGGGTCTTGAACGTAGTGAAGCTTTTGAGCAAAAGTATATTGCACGAGAATGGGAAAGCCTATTTGAAGAAGTTGCCCACAGCAGAGGGATTGGCAAATCAGAGAATTTTGAGGAAAAGTTTGACCGTTGA
- the epsE gene encoding exopolysaccharide biosynthesis GT4 family glycosyltransferase EpsE, producing the protein MMKNWIGYLIPEFPGQTHIFYWREREALAEMGIKTDLVSTRRPPKGIAAHVWAEEAQKNTSYLAPLSFQDIVVASIEILKARPVAWFNCLKSIMQSQDTSWSQKLRLLALAFIAGKLVWVGRKNGWDHIHVHSCADAANIAMFASILSPLTYSLTHLGPTLETYGPNQKQKWQHASFAIIESEMLLKRATEKLGDCLPDQIAISPMGVNLDEIKRHSPYKPWDGTGPCKIFSCGRLNRVKGHNYLIETVEQLRKQGFDIRLQIAGEDEQGGSGYHQELEKIIREKSLSESIELLGAVPEPRIRQGLEEAHIFALASLNEGTSIAIMEALAMEMPVIVTAVGGTPDMVDDGVDGILVPAKQPAAMTDAIANVLQNPELALNLSRESRKKIAAKYYHRQSAETLAKLLEQLS; encoded by the coding sequence ATGATGAAAAACTGGATTGGATATTTGATACCAGAATTTCCTGGACAAACACATATTTTTTACTGGCGGGAACGGGAAGCGCTGGCTGAAATGGGGATTAAAACTGATTTGGTATCTACTCGGCGTCCCCCCAAGGGAATTGCGGCTCATGTTTGGGCAGAGGAAGCTCAAAAAAATACTTCTTATCTAGCACCACTTTCTTTTCAAGATATTGTTGTTGCCAGCATAGAAATCCTCAAAGCTCGACCCGTTGCTTGGTTCAATTGCCTGAAAAGCATCATGCAATCTCAGGACACATCTTGGAGTCAGAAACTTCGTCTGTTAGCTTTGGCTTTTATTGCCGGAAAACTTGTGTGGGTGGGTCGAAAAAACGGCTGGGATCATATCCACGTTCATTCTTGTGCTGATGCTGCCAATATTGCGATGTTTGCCTCAATTCTTTCCCCTCTGACTTATAGTCTGACGCACCTCGGCCCGACCTTAGAAACCTATGGACCGAATCAAAAACAAAAATGGCAGCACGCATCATTTGCCATCATCGAATCGGAAATGCTGCTCAAACGCGCTACCGAGAAGTTGGGTGATTGTCTTCCCGATCAAATTGCGATTTCGCCAATGGGTGTAAATCTTGACGAAATCAAACGTCATAGTCCTTATAAGCCTTGGGATGGAACTGGTCCGTGCAAAATATTCTCTTGTGGACGGCTTAATCGTGTCAAGGGACATAACTATTTGATAGAAACAGTGGAACAACTCAGAAAACAAGGGTTTGATATTCGGTTGCAAATTGCTGGGGAAGACGAACAGGGTGGCAGTGGATATCATCAGGAACTGGAGAAAATAATCCGAGAAAAGTCTTTGTCTGAATCGATTGAGCTTTTAGGCGCAGTTCCTGAACCAAGAATTCGTCAAGGTCTTGAAGAAGCGCATATTTTTGCTTTGGCTAGTTTAAATGAAGGCACTTCGATTGCCATCATGGAAGCACTGGCGATGGAAATGCCGGTAATTGTGACGGCTGTGGGTGGCACCCCAGACATGGTTGATGATGGAGTTGATGGGATCCTGGTTCCGGCCAAACAACCAGCCGCCATGACTGATGCGATCGCCAACGTCTTACAAAATCCAGAACTTGCCTTGAATCTGAGTCGAGAGTCTCGGAAAAAAATCGCGGCTAAATATTACCACCGACAGAGTGCTGAGACTTTAGCTAAACTTTTAGAACAGCTATCTTAA
- a CDS encoding glycosyltransferase family 4 protein: MSRKKLKLLLIIEQCNPEKSSVPLEGYNYFHEINQLFDATLVTHERNQKALEKLGYKNIVYMLESDLNKKYHRLVSHVTTIRGKRNWPLYNALRYPIYAEFNQKVYQQFKQQILQGEYDIVHALTPMMPRYPVKAVKLCQKTPFIIGPVNGGVPFPAGFEEIAKQEFAQFNFLRTLGRYLIPGYVETYKKADRVLAGSTYTLNNLKEMFSLSDDRISLFYENGITSNFLETEKSLTPKEKVHLLFVGRLVPYKGADMVMEALGRLEPSLQNKIIFTIVGDGSEKRFLEQKSQELGLTHLVNFAGWVTQQQTLEYYQNSDIFCFPSIREFGGAVVLEAMACGLPCIVVNNGGIGEYVTEETGFKIEPKSKDHLILELVNCIKVLVEDDSLRNEMSWKSRERVREFTWQNKAQAIAQIYEEILKK, from the coding sequence ATGAGCCGGAAAAAACTAAAACTTTTATTGATTATTGAACAATGTAATCCCGAAAAATCATCAGTCCCTTTAGAGGGGTACAATTACTTTCATGAAATTAATCAGTTATTCGATGCCACTTTGGTCACTCACGAAAGAAATCAAAAAGCTCTGGAAAAACTGGGATATAAAAATATTGTTTATATGCTTGAAAGTGACTTGAATAAAAAATATCATCGCTTAGTTTCCCATGTAACAACGATTAGAGGTAAAAGAAATTGGCCTTTGTATAATGCTTTGCGTTATCCAATTTATGCCGAATTTAATCAAAAAGTCTATCAACAGTTTAAACAGCAAATTCTGCAAGGGGAATATGATATCGTTCACGCTTTGACCCCGATGATGCCGAGATACCCCGTCAAAGCGGTTAAACTTTGTCAAAAAACCCCGTTTATCATTGGCCCGGTTAATGGGGGAGTCCCTTTTCCTGCTGGGTTTGAAGAAATTGCTAAACAGGAATTTGCTCAGTTTAATTTTTTAAGGACTTTGGGTCGCTATTTAATCCCCGGTTATGTAGAAACTTACAAAAAAGCCGATCGCGTTTTGGCTGGTTCAACCTATACCTTAAACAATTTAAAAGAAATGTTTTCTCTGTCCGATGACCGGATTAGTCTATTTTATGAAAATGGCATTACAAGCAATTTTTTAGAAACCGAAAAATCCTTGACTCCCAAAGAAAAAGTCCACCTGCTATTTGTCGGCAGACTGGTGCCTTACAAGGGAGCAGATATGGTCATGGAAGCCTTGGGACGTTTAGAACCATCTCTGCAAAATAAAATTATATTTACCATTGTGGGGGATGGCTCAGAAAAAAGGTTCTTAGAACAAAAATCCCAAGAACTTGGTTTGACTCATTTGGTAAATTTTGCCGGATGGGTGACACAACAACAGACCCTCGAATACTATCAAAATTCTGATATTTTTTGCTTTCCCTCTATCCGAGAATTTGGCGGGGCTGTGGTACTCGAAGCAATGGCTTGTGGCTTGCCTTGTATTGTGGTGAATAATGGGGGAATTGGAGAATATGTGACGGAAGAAACTGGGTTTAAAATTGAGCCAAAATCAAAAGATCATTTAATTTTAGAATTGGTTAATTGCATTAAAGTTTTAGTCGAAGATGATAGTCTGAGAAACGAGATGTCTTGGAAATCCAGAGAACGAGTGAGAGAATTTACCTGGCAAAATAAAGCGCAGGCGATCGCACAGATTTATGAGGAGATTTTGAAAAAATAA
- a CDS encoding glycosyltransferase family 2 protein has protein sequence MSKLGIVIIGRNEGERLRRSLNAALGKGHHIVYVDSASTDGSVELAKEMGIDVVELDPSKPFASPRSRHEGFQHLIKVDPEIKYVQFIDGDCELISGWLERGVSELDARSDIAVVSGRRRERFPESSIYNRLADIEWDTPIGEVKYCHGDAMMRVAAYQQVGGFNPGLIGGGEPELCVRFRREGWKILRVDCEMTWHDADITRFSQWWKRNIRVGHAYAEGSWLQGRSPQRHWVKESRSIWFWGLVVPLIALVLAWPTKGLSLLLLLGYPILTYRIYCRTIQQRGLTSADAFLFAWTCVVAKFPLVQGQLNFHLNRLIGRQTKLVEYKDVSQIERDPQVTP, from the coding sequence ATGAGTAAACTTGGCATCGTTATAATTGGTCGCAATGAGGGAGAACGTCTGCGTCGTTCACTCAACGCAGCGCTGGGCAAAGGACATCATATTGTTTATGTCGATTCTGCATCGACTGATGGCAGTGTCGAGTTGGCTAAAGAGATGGGAATCGATGTGGTAGAACTTGACCCCTCAAAACCTTTTGCCTCACCGCGATCGCGCCATGAAGGTTTCCAGCATTTAATCAAAGTGGATCCCGAAATAAAATACGTTCAATTCATTGATGGTGATTGTGAACTGATTTCTGGGTGGCTGGAACGTGGGGTTAGTGAACTGGATGCGCGATCGGATATTGCCGTGGTATCCGGAAGACGGCGAGAACGCTTTCCGGAAAGCTCGATTTATAATCGACTTGCCGATATTGAGTGGGACACGCCCATTGGGGAAGTCAAATATTGCCACGGTGACGCCATGATGCGGGTGGCAGCCTATCAGCAAGTTGGCGGTTTTAATCCCGGTTTAATTGGTGGGGGTGAACCGGAACTATGTGTCAGGTTCCGTCGCGAAGGCTGGAAAATTCTGCGAGTTGATTGCGAAATGACCTGGCATGATGCAGATATCACCCGTTTCAGTCAGTGGTGGAAACGGAATATTCGAGTGGGTCACGCTTATGCCGAAGGTTCTTGGCTGCAAGGTCGCAGCCCCCAACGTCATTGGGTCAAAGAAAGCCGCAGTATTTGGTTTTGGGGCTTAGTTGTGCCTTTAATTGCTTTAGTATTGGCATGGCCAACTAAAGGCTTAAGTTTATTATTATTGTTAGGATATCCGATTTTAACCTATCGGATTTACTGTCGAACTATACAACAAAGAGGACTTACCTCAGCAGATGCTTTTTTGTTTGCTTGGACTTGTGTAGTGGCGAAATTCCCGTTGGTACAAGGCCAGCTAAATTTTCATCTGAATCGCTTGATTGGCCGTCAGACCAAACTGGTTGAATACAAAGATGTTTCCCAGATCGAGCGAGATCCTCAAGTAACACCCTAG
- a CDS encoding sulfotransferase domain-containing protein, whose amino-acid sequence MSDRPHFIIIGAMKCATSSLHKQLALPPGIFMSELKEPNFFSNDEQYAQGIEWDQSHLAAADTHDLFGESSTHYTKLPTYPQIITRLQKHLPDVKLIYVMRHLIDRRVSQYIQEWSECRISVEINQAIYNHPELIDYSRYSFQIKSYFEAFGQDRVLPVFFERLFYQPQTELERICQFIGYKGQPIWDAQVNAQNISNQRMRKSAWRDVLVELPFLSKGTKIIASQRNSRCKGFSESGCAIYLA is encoded by the coding sequence ATGAGCGATCGCCCACACTTTATCATCATTGGCGCCATGAAATGCGCCACCAGTAGCTTGCATAAGCAACTTGCTTTGCCACCCGGTATTTTTATGTCTGAACTGAAAGAACCCAACTTTTTCAGTAATGATGAGCAGTACGCTCAGGGAATTGAATGGGATCAATCCCACTTGGCTGCCGCTGATACCCATGACCTCTTTGGTGAGTCGAGTACCCATTACACCAAGTTACCCACCTACCCACAGATCATCACACGACTTCAAAAACATTTGCCTGACGTGAAGCTAATTTATGTTATGCGCCATCTGATTGACCGACGGGTATCCCAATATATCCAAGAATGGAGTGAATGCCGGATTTCTGTGGAAATCAATCAAGCGATTTATAACCATCCCGAGTTGATTGACTACAGTCGTTATAGTTTTCAGATCAAGTCTTATTTTGAAGCTTTTGGTCAAGATCGCGTGTTGCCGGTGTTTTTTGAACGGTTATTTTATCAGCCACAGACCGAGTTGGAACGGATTTGTCAATTTATTGGTTACAAGGGTCAACCGATTTGGGATGCACAAGTGAACGCTCAAAATATTTCTAATCAGCGAATGCGGAAGAGTGCATGGCGGGACGTTTTGGTTGAGCTTCCTTTCTTAAGCAAGGGGACAAAAATAATTGCATCCCAACGGAATAGTCGGTGCAAGGGTTTCAGCGAATCAGGGTGTGCAATTTATTTGGCATGA
- a CDS encoding serine O-acetyltransferase, which produces MVTKQDPITSEPEPEANNDLGLWEQIKEDWIAHKCDWTKPGFRAIAVQRFGVWRMKIQPKLLRAPFSLLYQAFYRKIRNTYGIELPYTAKLGRRVIIEHQHGIIIHGWAVIGNDCVIRQGVTIGNRYRERPKDAPKLGQRVNVGAGAKILGNVTIGDDVNIGANAVVLSDIPSGKTVVGIPAKIINSKNSPDNA; this is translated from the coding sequence ATGGTCACAAAGCAAGATCCGATAACAAGTGAACCAGAACCAGAAGCCAATAATGATCTAGGACTCTGGGAGCAAATCAAAGAAGATTGGATAGCTCATAAGTGCGATTGGACAAAGCCGGGATTTCGGGCAATAGCAGTTCAGCGATTTGGGGTCTGGAGAATGAAGATTCAGCCAAAGCTACTTCGGGCGCCCTTTAGTCTTCTTTACCAGGCTTTTTATCGGAAGATCCGAAACACCTATGGGATTGAATTGCCCTACACGGCGAAGCTTGGTCGCCGTGTAATTATTGAGCATCAACATGGGATTATTATTCATGGGTGGGCTGTAATTGGCAACGATTGTGTTATTCGTCAAGGTGTGACAATTGGGAATCGTTACCGGGAGCGTCCAAAGGATGCCCCAAAGCTTGGTCAGCGGGTTAATGTCGGTGCAGGGGCAAAAATATTGGGTAATGTAACCATTGGTGATGATGTCAACATTGGGGCCAATGCTGTGGTGCTATCAGATATTCCTTCTGGAAAAACTGTTGTTGGCATTCCGGCAAAAATTATTAACAGCAAAAATTCCCCAGACAATGCTTAG
- a CDS encoding glycosyltransferase family 2 protein, with protein sequence MMRLAIVIINYRTPKLVIDCLGSLENEITVNRDCVVVVDNCSGDNSVDQIEQAITDHQWSQWVKLIPSPVNGGFSAGNNLGIQAVNAEAYILLNSDTIVRPGAIASLLAAMQSHPGVGLISPRLEEPDGTPQISCFRDSSPITEFIRAAATGVITQLLKRYDIPIPVSDEPIEPDWTAFACVLIRAEVIKQVGLMDQGYFMYREDNDYCRRARNAGWKILYWPTARVVHLVGGSGSVQSDLAKRKRPPAYLYASRSRYFAKHYGQAGLLMANLLWLAGRTISLSREIIGKKQPHTCEYQARDIWLNCWQPMKSPKLPGQTN encoded by the coding sequence ATGATGCGTCTTGCTATTGTTATCATTAACTATCGGACACCTAAACTGGTAATCGATTGTTTAGGCTCGCTGGAAAATGAAATCACCGTCAATCGCGATTGTGTGGTTGTGGTCGATAATTGTTCTGGAGATAACTCAGTCGATCAAATTGAGCAGGCCATTACTGACCACCAATGGTCACAGTGGGTTAAGCTCATCCCTTCTCCCGTCAATGGGGGATTTTCTGCTGGGAATAATCTGGGGATTCAAGCGGTTAATGCTGAGGCTTATATCTTGTTAAATAGTGATACGATTGTGCGACCAGGGGCGATCGCCTCCCTGCTGGCCGCCATGCAAAGCCATCCCGGTGTGGGTCTGATTAGTCCACGTTTGGAGGAACCAGACGGCACTCCCCAGATTAGCTGTTTTCGCGACTCTTCACCGATTACTGAGTTTATCCGAGCCGCCGCGACAGGAGTGATTACTCAGCTATTAAAACGATATGATATCCCAATTCCGGTATCGGACGAACCCATCGAACCCGATTGGACTGCCTTTGCTTGTGTGTTAATTCGCGCTGAAGTGATTAAACAGGTGGGTTTGATGGATCAAGGATATTTTATGTATCGTGAGGATAATGACTATTGTCGCCGTGCCCGGAATGCTGGGTGGAAAATATTATATTGGCCAACAGCCAGAGTGGTTCATTTGGTCGGTGGTAGTGGATCCGTTCAGTCCGATTTGGCGAAGAGAAAACGTCCTCCAGCCTATTTATATGCTTCTCGGTCTCGGTATTTTGCCAAGCACTATGGTCAAGCTGGACTTTTGATGGCCAATTTACTTTGGCTTGCTGGTCGGACTATTTCTCTGAGTCGTGAAATAATTGGGAAGAAACAGCCCCATACTTGTGAATACCAAGCTCGTGATATTTGGCTCAACTGCTGGCAACCGATGAAATCCCCCAAATTACCTGGGCAAACTAATTAA
- a CDS encoding glycosyltransferase family A protein yields the protein MSQPVDLLLITWNRREYLEKTIPNLLSDPSDFRLYCWDNGSRDGTADLLKSLQDCRVVQRHFNQENVGQYDPCMWFLQEASSDIVGKVDDDILLPQGWTERIAPMLRKEPKFGMLGCWIFMPEDWDENLAHKNIIELSNERVFRTLTVQGQSFLARKEYLIRYKQTLNLPQEKLKCGLPVHTLSMSLDGLVSGYPVPLLYAHNMDDPRSPMNVKTKSGTLQSESALSARNRGFQSVEDYTAWITADARRRQKYPFYQLLAWKKLERDNTLIGKIKRKLLKPFLAPK from the coding sequence ATGTCTCAACCAGTGGATTTACTCTTAATTACATGGAATCGCCGGGAGTATCTTGAAAAAACGATCCCAAACCTCCTAAGTGATCCCAGTGATTTTCGTTTATATTGTTGGGATAATGGCTCTCGTGATGGAACCGCAGATTTACTAAAATCTCTTCAGGATTGCCGAGTGGTTCAGCGACATTTTAATCAGGAAAATGTTGGCCAATATGATCCTTGTATGTGGTTTTTACAAGAAGCGAGTAGTGATATCGTCGGAAAAGTAGATGATGATATTTTGCTGCCTCAAGGCTGGACAGAACGAATTGCACCAATGCTTCGGAAAGAACCAAAGTTTGGCATGTTGGGTTGCTGGATTTTTATGCCGGAAGATTGGGATGAAAATCTTGCCCATAAAAATATTATTGAGCTATCTAATGAACGAGTTTTCCGCACACTTACAGTTCAAGGGCAATCATTTTTGGCCAGAAAAGAATACCTGATTCGTTATAAACAAACGCTGAACTTACCACAAGAAAAGCTCAAGTGTGGCTTGCCAGTCCATACACTGTCGATGTCGCTTGATGGGTTGGTAAGCGGTTATCCTGTGCCACTACTTTATGCGCATAATATGGATGATCCGCGATCGCCCATGAATGTAAAGACGAAATCGGGAACACTTCAGTCAGAATCAGCTTTATCGGCACGTAACCGAGGATTTCAATCAGTCGAAGACTACACAGCATGGATTACAGCGGATGCGCGTCGTCGTCAAAAATATCCATTTTATCAATTGTTGGCATGGAAAAAACTTGAGCGAGATAATACCCTGATTGGCAAAATTAAACGCAAGCTGTTAAAGCCTTTTTTAGCTCCGAAATAG
- a CDS encoding oligosaccharide flippase family protein codes for MPVIKNKNEPSKTKAQKESSLKKQAIRGTAWTIIGYGGGQALRLGSNIILTRLLVPELFGLMALVNTFITGLTLFSDIGIKPSIIRSSRWNDPLFLNTAWTLQVMRGFWLWFACCLITIPVAKFYEEPRFLWLIPVVGFTTVIGGFNSTSLATLNRKVELGKLTKLDFKTQTLSLAVTIIWAYFKQTIWALVGGMIVSRFMSMFWSHQLAPETSNRFAWDKTAVKELLSFGKWIFLSTMMTFLAAQADRLMLGKLLSLEMLGVYTIAFTFADIPRQFVKKLSDQVMFPILSQKADLPREELRRKILKKRWLLLTGMALIVTFLGCFGDIIVLLLYDHRYKDAAWMLPILSLGLWPLLLHITVNPSLYAIGKPVYVAFGNALKFLYMIVVLPLGYSLMGLVGSIIVLAFNDLPSYVAINFGLCREGLTGIGQDILATLMLISLFAVVLSIRYSLGLGNPIAGILS; via the coding sequence ATGCCTGTGATTAAAAACAAAAACGAGCCATCAAAAACCAAAGCTCAGAAAGAATCCTCTTTAAAAAAGCAGGCCATCCGTGGCACAGCCTGGACAATCATTGGTTATGGAGGAGGTCAAGCACTACGTTTGGGCAGTAACATAATTTTGACTCGTTTGCTAGTGCCAGAACTTTTTGGTTTGATGGCTTTAGTCAATACCTTCATCACAGGTCTCACATTATTCTCTGATATTGGCATTAAACCCAGTATTATTCGTAGTAGCCGCTGGAATGACCCGCTGTTTCTCAATACAGCTTGGACTTTACAAGTAATGCGCGGTTTTTGGTTATGGTTTGCTTGCTGCCTAATTACGATTCCAGTGGCAAAATTCTATGAAGAACCTAGGTTTCTATGGTTAATTCCAGTGGTTGGTTTCACAACGGTCATTGGCGGCTTTAACTCTACTTCCTTAGCGACACTCAACCGCAAAGTGGAACTGGGTAAGTTAACCAAACTGGATTTTAAAACCCAGACATTGAGTTTAGCTGTGACGATTATCTGGGCTTATTTCAAGCAAACCATCTGGGCACTTGTAGGCGGAATGATCGTCTCTAGATTTATGTCCATGTTTTGGAGTCATCAATTAGCTCCTGAAACCTCAAACCGCTTTGCTTGGGATAAAACCGCAGTCAAAGAACTCCTGTCCTTTGGCAAGTGGATATTTTTATCCACCATGATGACCTTTTTGGCTGCCCAAGCCGATAGACTGATGCTCGGTAAATTGTTGTCCTTGGAAATGTTAGGAGTATATACCATCGCATTTACTTTTGCGGATATCCCGCGACAATTTGTTAAGAAATTAAGTGATCAAGTGATGTTTCCGATTCTATCCCAGAAAGCGGATCTGCCCAGGGAAGAACTGAGAAGAAAAATTCTCAAAAAGCGCTGGCTATTACTGACTGGCATGGCATTGATCGTTACTTTTTTAGGATGTTTTGGCGATATAATTGTCTTGCTCTTATATGACCACCGGTACAAAGATGCTGCTTGGATGTTACCCATTTTATCATTAGGTCTTTGGCCTTTGTTGCTGCATATAACAGTTAATCCCAGTCTATATGCAATTGGCAAACCTGTCTATGTTGCATTTGGCAATGCTTTAAAATTTTTATATATGATTGTTGTTTTACCGCTTGGCTATTCTTTGATGGGATTAGTCGGATCTATTATTGTCTTAGCCTTTAATGATTTGCCTTCTTATGTAGCGATTAATTTTGGTTTATGCCGAGAAGGTTTGACGGGAATCGGTCAAGATATTTTAGCCACCCTGATGTTAATCAGCTTATTTGCTGTAGTTTTAAGCATTCGATATAGTTTGGGTCTAGGAAATCCAATTGCAGGCATTTTATCCTAA